A genomic segment from Phragmites australis chromosome 6, lpPhrAust1.1, whole genome shotgun sequence encodes:
- the LOC133921675 gene encoding DEAD-box ATP-dependent RNA helicase 8, translating to MDPRARYSPGMGNGRGGNPNYYGRGGPPPQQQYHHQQHQQTSAAHRHQQYAQRQQQRHSQQQQQQQWLRRNQIAREAASAARTSEPKALAPSTAADGVDSSSQDWKAQLKLPPQDTRYKTEDVTATKGNEFEDYFLKRELLMGIYEKGFERPSPIQEESIPIALTGSDILARAKNGTGKTAAFCIPALEKIDQDKNAIQVVILVPTRELALQTSQVCKELGKHLKIQVMVTTGGTSLKDDIIRLYQPVHLLVGTPGRILDLTKKGVCILKDCSMLIMDEADKLLSPEFQPSVEQLIRYLPASRQILMFSATFPVTVKDFKDKYLPKPYVINLMDELTLKGITQFYAFVEERQKVHCLNTLFSKLQINQSIIFCNSVNRVELLAKKITELGYSCFYIHAKMLQDHRNRVFHDFRNGACRNLVCTDLFTRGIDVQAVNVVINFDFPKNSETYLHRVGRSGRFGHLGLAVNLITYEDRFNLYRIEQELGTEIKQIPPQIDQAIYCQ from the exons ATGGATCCGCGGGCCAGGTACTCTCCGGGCATGGGCAACGGGCGCGGCGGGAACCCCAATTACTACGGGCGCGgcgggccgccgccgcagcagcagtaCCACCACCAACAGCACCAGCAGACGTCGGCGGCGCACCGCCACCAGCAGTACGCGCAGAGGCAGCAGCAGCGCCacagccagcagcagcagcagcagcagtggctACGGCGGAACCAGATCGCCCGCGAGGCCGCGAGCGCGGCCCGGACCAGCGAGCCGAAGGCCCTGGCGCCATCCACGGCCGCCGATGGCGTCGATTCGAG TTCACAAGATTGGAAGGCCCAATTGAAGCTGCCACCTCAAGATACACGCTACAAGACAGAG GATGTTACTGCCACCAAGGGAAATGAGTTTGAAGACTATTTTCTCAAGCGCGAACTCCTGATGGGGATATATGAGAAAGGATTTGAAAGACCCTCTCCTATCCAAGAGGAAAGCATTCCTATTGCTTTAACTGGTAGTGACATTCTTGCAAGAGCAAAGAATGGAACTGGCAAGACGGCTGCATTTTGTATTCCTGCACTGGAAAAGATTGATCAAGATAAAAATGCTATTCAAG TTGTTATATTGGTTCCCACAAGGGAACTGGCTCTACAAACATCACAAGTTTGCAAGGAGCTTGGTAAGCATTTGAAGATCCAAGTTATGGTCACCACTGGTGGAACCAGCCTGAAGGATGATATTATTCGTCTGTATCAACCTGTCCATTTACTTGTTGGAACACCTGGGCGTATTTTGGATCTTACAAAGAAAGGTGTTTGTATTTTGAAGGACTGTTCAATGCTTATTATGGATGAG GCAGACAAGCTTCTCTCTCCTGAGTTCCAACCTTCCGTGGAACAGTTGATTCGCTACCTTCCAGCGAGTCGACAGATTTTGATGTTTTCAGCGACATTCCCTGTGACTGTCAAGGATTTCAAGGACAAATATCTTCCTAAACCTTACGTGATTAACCTTATGGATGAACTTACACTGAAGGGAATTACACAGTTCTATGCTTTTGTTGAAGAAAGACAGAAAGTTCACTGCCTTAACACCCTCTTTTCCAAG CTTCAAATAAACCAATCCATAATATTCTGTAATTCTGTGAATCGTGTTGAGCTATTGGCGAAGAAGATTACAGAGCTTGGTTATTCTTGCTTCTACATTCATGCAAAGATGCTGCAAGATCACCGCAATAGAGTTTTCCATGATTTCCGTAACGGGGCATGCAGGAACCTTGTTTGTACTG ATCTTTTTACAAGGGGAATAGATGTTCAAGCTGTTAATGTTGTTATCAATTTTGATTTCCCCAAGAACTCTGAAACATATCTTCACAGG GTTGGTAGATCTGGGAGATTTGGCCACCTTGGTCTGGCTGTGAACTTGATCACCTATGAGGATCGGTTTAACTT GTATAGGATTGAGCAAGAGCTTGGGACTGAAATAAAACAAATTCCTCCTCAGATAGACCAGGCTATATATTGTCAATGA
- the LOC133921676 gene encoding transcription factor LAF1-like, whose protein sequence is MGCKACEKPKPNYRKGLWSPEEDQKLRDYILRHGHGCWSALPAKAGLHRNGKSCRLRWINYLRPGLKHGMFSPEEEETVMSLHATLGNKWSRIARHLPGRTDNEVKNYWHSYLKKRIESKEGRSTPAPAATNSGADSDYSQCLKPGDGTSPGPDTSKPTDSGSSEPRESSSADSSCLTDPPAGCRPHAPVAPKVMFADWLDMDMDCICGQAVAAAPGLDAAGVVGASASPGDHQQVASQGPVQVDGPSGVDVSLHGFGDSGASCWEFQEQFDGIDQMQTAGFCDLLSMSEFFGLN, encoded by the exons ATGGGGTGCAAGGCGTGCGAGAAGCCCAAGCCCAACTACCGCAAGGGCCTGTGGTCGCCGGAGGAGGACCAGAAGCTCCGTGACTACATCCTCCGCCACGGCCACGGCTGCTGGAGCGCGCTCCCCGCCAAAGCCG GGCTCCACCGGAACGGCAAGAGCTGCAGGCTGCGGTGGATCAACTACCTTCGGCCGGGGCTGAAGCACGGCATGTTTTccccggaggaggaggagacggtgATGAGCCTCCACGCCACGCTCGGCAACAA GTGGTCTAGGATCGCACGGCATTTGCCTGGGAGGACCGACAACGAGGTCAAGAACTACTGGCACTCGTACCTGAAGAAGAGGATCGAGAGCAAGGAAGGACGAAGCACGCCCGCACCGGCTGCAACCAATTCCGGTGCCGATTCAGACTACTCCCAGTGCCTGAAGCCCGGGGACGGCACGTCGCCAGGACCGGACACCAGCAAGCCGACGGACTCCGGCTCGTCGGAGCCGCGCGAGTCGTCGTCGGCCGACTCGAGCTGCCTGACGGACCCACCGGCTGGCTGCAGGCCCCACGCGCCTGTGGCTCCCAAGGTCATGTTCGCGGACTGGCTGGACATGGACATGGACTGCATCTGTGGCCAGGCCGTGGCAGCAGCACCTGGTCTGGACGCTGCGGGCGTGGTTGGTGCGAGCGCGAGCCCAGGAGATCATCAGCAGGTGGCGAGCCAGGGGCCCGTGCAGGTCGACGGGCCATCCGGTGTCGATGTGTCCCTGCATGGGTTCGGTGACAGTGGCGCCAGCTGCTGGGAGTTTCAGGAGCAGTTCGACGGCATCGATCAGATGCAGACTGCCGGGTTCTGTGACCTTCTCTCCATGAGCGAGTTTTTCGGGCTGAACTAG